One part of the Gemmatimonadaceae bacterium genome encodes these proteins:
- a CDS encoding response regulator transcription factor: MRLLFVEDDPTISRTASQYLRGAGFAVDAAETGESALRLSAANNYDAVVLDLRLPGIDGHEVCRRMRRDGSRTRILMATARDSLDDRIAGLDLGADDYLVKPYALAELAARLRALLRRPADALPVRLTVEDLVLDTGTRVAMRGSRPMELTNKEFSVLEYLMRHGGEVITRERIAAHAWDNNYDPTSNVIDVYIGRLRRKIDGPNDPPLLATIRGAGYRLGPPEARSR; the protein is encoded by the coding sequence GTGCGACTCCTCTTCGTCGAAGACGACCCGACCATTTCGCGCACCGCGTCCCAGTACCTCAGGGGCGCCGGATTTGCCGTCGATGCGGCGGAGACCGGCGAGAGCGCCCTCCGGCTCTCCGCCGCGAACAACTACGACGCCGTGGTGCTCGACCTCCGACTCCCCGGCATCGACGGCCACGAAGTGTGCCGACGCATGCGACGCGACGGGTCGCGCACCCGCATCCTGATGGCGACGGCCCGCGACAGTCTCGACGATCGCATCGCCGGCCTCGACCTCGGCGCCGATGATTACCTGGTGAAGCCCTACGCGCTCGCCGAACTCGCCGCGAGGCTGCGCGCGCTGCTGCGGCGTCCTGCCGACGCGCTTCCGGTCAGGCTCACCGTCGAGGATCTGGTGCTCGATACGGGGACGCGCGTGGCGATGCGCGGCAGCCGGCCCATGGAACTCACGAACAAGGAGTTCTCGGTCCTGGAGTACCTGATGCGCCACGGCGGGGAAGTCATCACGCGCGAGCGCATCGCCGCGCACGCGTGGGACAACAACTACGACCCGACGAGCAACGTGATCGACGTGTACATCGGCCGGCTGCGACGCAAGATCGACGGGCCCAACGATCCCCCGCTGCTCGCGACGATCCGGGGCGCCGGGTACCGACTGGGTCCTCCGGAGGCTCGCAGCCGGTGA
- a CDS encoding homocysteine S-methyltransferase family protein, with translation MSTFPRLDSLPLRSAYLDALARGVLVYDGAMGTSIQRFHLTPEDFGGAALEGCNDHLVLTRPDVIQQIHESFLAVGCDVVETCTFQSTPRRLEEWGIGEKTEAVNVAAARVARAACDRFATPERPRFVAGSIGPTGMLPSSSDPVLSRVTFEELAWNYEQQARSLIAGGVDVLLVETSQDILEVKAAIAGFRRLFHELGFRVPVQAQVTLDISGRMLLGTDIASAMTTLEALPVDVIGLNCSTGPEHMREPVRYLSQHATRWLSVIPNAGLPLNTGTGDAVYPLEPAPMAAMLGEFVRDLGVRIVGGCCGTQPEHLRAINEVVDAAGVRAFPSGPSREAGASNAASPRERGAPPERHDRAAEPDGQAHPVPTATGKPHTIARASSAMRAITLHQDPPPLLVGERVNSQGSRKVKRLLLANDYEGILDVAREQGESGAHVLDVCVALTERADEAEQMSEVVKLLSMSVEQPLMIDSTEAPVIKAALEHVPGRAIINSINMENGRARIDSVVPLAIEHGAALVALTIDPVGMARTRERKLEVARAIHEIVVNEYGMQPHDLIFDALTFTLATGDAEWIDSARETIEGIRLIKRELPGVLTILGVSNVSFGLAPETRAVLNSVFLHHCVQAGLDAAIVNPAHVTPYAEISTANRELADDLVFNRRPDALQRFIAAFESSGATQASAESERADPTEGMTPDARVHWMIVHRKKEGIEAALDAAGVREHPVRVLNDVLLPAMKEVGDKFGSGELILPFVLQSAEAMKKAVKHLEQFLEKAEGYTKGRVVLATVYGDVHDIGKSLVNTILSNNGYTVFDLGKQVPVNTIIEKALEVNADAIGLSALLVSTSKQMPLCVQELDRRNIGIPVLIGGAAINRRFGRRALFVEGERAYDSGVFYCKDAFEGLETMDRLQDAEQRPGFVARALEAARTDVFLHHNVGKDMRAGVEGGQRSDVSRTHDVPRAPFYGTRVLHDIPVEEVLDLLDLDELFRLQWGARGSGEAYERTVREEFRPTLARLRAEVLEQRWLQPRAVYGFFPARSDGNALVIYDPAAFEADGGALREIGRFTFPRQEGRERLCIADYFRDQEADEPDVVALQVVTVGSAATEHFERLQAQAEYSEAFYAHGLSVEAAEATAEWLHRRIRKELSIEPTRGKRYSWGYGACPDLDDHALVFRLLPVAESLGMTLTEAFQLVPEQSTAAIIVHHPQSKYYAVRGEGARVE, from the coding sequence ATGTCGACGTTTCCTCGTCTCGATTCCCTGCCCCTGCGCTCCGCCTACCTCGACGCGCTCGCTCGAGGCGTGCTCGTCTACGACGGCGCCATGGGAACGAGCATTCAGCGCTTCCACCTCACGCCCGAGGACTTTGGAGGGGCGGCGCTGGAAGGTTGCAACGACCACCTCGTCCTGACGCGACCGGACGTGATCCAGCAGATCCACGAGTCGTTTCTCGCGGTCGGGTGCGACGTGGTCGAGACCTGCACCTTCCAGAGCACGCCGAGGCGGCTCGAGGAGTGGGGCATCGGCGAGAAGACCGAGGCGGTGAACGTGGCGGCGGCGCGCGTGGCCCGCGCGGCGTGCGATCGCTTTGCCACGCCGGAGCGCCCCCGCTTTGTTGCCGGCTCCATCGGTCCGACGGGTATGCTGCCATCGAGCAGCGACCCGGTGCTCTCCAGGGTCACGTTCGAGGAACTGGCCTGGAACTACGAGCAGCAGGCACGGTCCCTGATTGCCGGCGGCGTGGACGTGCTGCTCGTGGAGACGTCGCAGGACATCCTCGAGGTGAAGGCGGCGATCGCGGGCTTTCGCCGGCTGTTCCACGAGCTGGGGTTCCGCGTGCCCGTGCAGGCGCAGGTGACGCTGGACATCAGCGGCCGAATGCTGTTGGGCACCGACATCGCCAGTGCGATGACGACCCTCGAGGCGCTTCCGGTGGACGTGATCGGGCTCAACTGCTCGACGGGGCCGGAGCACATGCGCGAGCCGGTGCGGTACCTGTCGCAGCACGCGACTCGGTGGCTGTCGGTGATCCCGAACGCGGGGCTGCCGCTCAACACGGGGACGGGGGACGCGGTGTACCCGCTCGAACCGGCGCCGATGGCGGCGATGCTTGGCGAGTTCGTGCGCGACCTGGGCGTGCGCATCGTGGGTGGGTGTTGCGGCACGCAGCCCGAGCACCTGCGCGCGATCAATGAGGTGGTGGATGCGGCGGGCGTGCGGGCGTTCCCGTCTGGGCCGTCGCGGGAGGCCGGCGCATCGAACGCGGCGTCGCCGCGCGAGCGGGGGGCCCCCCCCGAAAGACACGATCGCGCCGCGGAACCCGACGGACAAGCGCATCCTGTCCCCACCGCAACCGGAAAACCGCATACCATCGCCCGCGCGTCGTCCGCCATGCGGGCCATCACCCTCCACCAGGATCCGCCGCCCCTGCTCGTCGGCGAGCGCGTCAACTCGCAGGGCTCGCGCAAGGTCAAGCGCCTCCTGCTCGCGAACGACTACGAAGGCATCCTCGACGTCGCGCGCGAACAGGGAGAGTCCGGCGCCCACGTGCTCGACGTCTGCGTCGCCCTCACCGAGCGTGCGGACGAAGCCGAGCAGATGTCCGAAGTGGTGAAGCTGCTCTCCATGAGCGTGGAGCAGCCGCTCATGATCGACTCCACCGAAGCGCCCGTCATCAAGGCCGCGCTGGAACACGTGCCTGGGCGTGCGATCATCAACTCCATCAACATGGAGAATGGGCGCGCGCGCATCGACTCGGTCGTGCCGCTCGCCATCGAACACGGAGCCGCCCTCGTGGCCCTCACCATCGACCCGGTGGGCATGGCCCGCACCCGGGAGCGCAAGCTCGAGGTGGCGCGCGCGATCCACGAGATCGTCGTGAACGAATACGGCATGCAGCCGCACGACCTGATCTTCGACGCGCTCACCTTCACGCTCGCCACCGGCGACGCCGAGTGGATCGACTCGGCCCGGGAGACCATCGAGGGGATCCGGCTCATCAAGCGCGAACTGCCGGGCGTCCTCACGATCCTCGGCGTGTCGAACGTCAGCTTTGGCCTCGCGCCGGAAACGCGGGCGGTGCTCAACTCGGTGTTCCTGCACCATTGCGTCCAGGCGGGACTGGACGCGGCCATCGTGAACCCGGCGCACGTGACGCCGTACGCCGAGATCAGTACGGCCAACCGCGAGCTCGCAGACGATCTCGTGTTCAACCGGCGCCCCGACGCGCTCCAGCGCTTCATTGCCGCGTTCGAGTCCTCGGGGGCCACGCAGGCCTCCGCCGAGAGTGAGCGCGCCGACCCGACCGAGGGCATGACGCCCGACGCGCGCGTGCACTGGATGATCGTGCACCGCAAGAAGGAGGGCATCGAGGCCGCCCTCGACGCGGCCGGCGTGCGCGAACACCCCGTGCGCGTGCTCAACGACGTGCTGCTGCCGGCCATGAAGGAGGTGGGCGACAAGTTCGGTTCGGGCGAGCTCATTCTCCCGTTCGTGCTGCAGAGCGCCGAGGCGATGAAGAAGGCGGTGAAGCACCTGGAGCAGTTCCTGGAGAAGGCCGAGGGGTACACCAAGGGTCGCGTGGTGCTGGCCACCGTGTACGGCGACGTGCACGACATCGGCAAGTCGCTGGTGAACACCATCCTCTCCAACAACGGCTACACGGTGTTCGACCTGGGCAAGCAGGTGCCGGTGAACACGATCATCGAGAAGGCACTCGAGGTGAACGCCGACGCCATCGGCCTCTCGGCGCTCCTCGTGAGCACGTCGAAGCAGATGCCGCTGTGCGTGCAGGAGCTCGACCGCCGGAACATCGGGATCCCGGTGCTCATCGGCGGCGCGGCAATCAATCGGCGCTTCGGGCGGCGCGCGCTGTTCGTCGAGGGCGAGCGCGCGTACGACTCGGGCGTGTTCTACTGCAAGGATGCCTTCGAGGGGCTGGAGACGATGGATCGCCTCCAGGACGCCGAGCAGCGACCGGGCTTCGTGGCCAGGGCGCTCGAAGCCGCGCGCACCGATGTCTTTCTCCATCACAACGTCGGCAAGGACATGCGTGCCGGGGTCGAAGGCGGCCAGCGGAGCGACGTCTCGCGCACGCACGACGTTCCGCGCGCGCCGTTCTACGGGACCCGCGTGCTGCACGACATTCCGGTGGAGGAAGTGCTCGACCTGCTCGACCTCGATGAGCTGTTCCGCCTGCAGTGGGGCGCGCGCGGCTCGGGTGAGGCCTACGAGCGCACGGTGCGCGAGGAGTTCCGTCCGACGCTGGCCCGGCTGCGCGCCGAAGTGCTGGAGCAGCGCTGGCTGCAGCCGCGTGCCGTCTACGGGTTCTTCCCGGCCCGGAGCGACGGGAACGCCCTGGTGATCTACGATCCGGCGGCCTTCGAGGCCGACGGCGGTGCGCTCCGCGAGATCGGGCGCTTCACGTTCCCGCGCCAGGAAGGGCGTGAGCGGCTGTGCATCGCCGACTACTTCCGCGATCAGGAAGCGGACGAGCCGGATGTGGTCGCGCTGCAGGTGGTCACGGTTGGCTCCGCGGCCACCGAACACTTCGAGCGGCTGCAGGCCCAGGCCGAATACAGCGAAGCGTTCTACGCGCACGGCCTGTCGGTGGAAGCGGCCGAGGCGACGGCCGAATGGCTGCACCGTCGGATCCGGAAGGAGCTGTCGATCGAACCGACACGCGGCAAGCGGTACTCGTGGGGGTACGGCGCGTGCCCCGACCTCGACGACCACGCGCTGGTCTTTCGCCTGCTGCCGGTCGCCGAGTCGTTAGGCATGACGCTGACCGAGGCGTTCCAGCTGGTCCCGGAGCAGTCCACGGCGGCCATCATCGTGCATCATCCGCAGTCGAAGTACTACGCGGTGCGTGGCGAGGGGGCGCGTGTCGAGTGA
- a CDS encoding bifunctional homocysteine S-methyltransferase/methylenetetrahydrofolate reductase, whose protein sequence is MAKDDLLRRLRDPDAVVVFDGAMGTMLYARGVFINQCYDELNLRAPDLVREVHAAYVAAGAEAVETNSFGANRVKLTPFGLQDDIAAINRAAARVAREAAGPDRLVAGAVGPLGLRVEPYGSTSLAEAQTHFAEQMEALLDGGVDCFILETFGDLDEIAQAIVAARRVSPTTPVIAQVTIGMDGVTPYGATPEDAARRLDALGADVVGLNCSVGPQIILEAIEKMATATTKKLSAMPNAGMPREVGGRHMYMASPEYMATYARHLVQAGAKVIGGCCGTTPDHVKAMIEGIRPLVPRLGPAVRGPQSGMSVRVTASVAPRPTGTEPVPLAQRSRFGAKLASQTFVTSVEIVPPRGVDASRMLTDVAKLKVAGVDAVNVPDGPRAQSRMGAMLCSVLIEQQVGIETVCHYACRDRNLLGMLSDLLGGAAIGLRNILLITGDPPKMGPYPDATAVFDIDAIGLTNLVRNLNHGLDPGDNPIGPPTRYVIGVGANPAAVDPALEQRRFAYKVDAGAEYAITQPVFDVRQLERFLGEVESHRIPIVAGIWPLVSVRNAEFLANEVPGVVVPKEIIDRMRRANERSKEHAVEEGIAIAREMFAQVRPSMQGVQVSAPLGKVELALRVFET, encoded by the coding sequence ATGGCCAAGGACGACCTGCTCCGCCGTCTGCGCGATCCCGATGCCGTCGTGGTTTTTGACGGCGCGATGGGGACCATGCTGTACGCGCGCGGCGTGTTCATCAATCAGTGCTACGACGAACTCAACCTCCGCGCGCCGGACCTGGTGCGCGAGGTGCATGCGGCGTACGTGGCCGCGGGCGCCGAGGCGGTGGAGACGAACTCCTTTGGCGCCAATCGCGTGAAGCTCACGCCCTTTGGGCTGCAGGACGACATCGCCGCGATCAACCGGGCCGCGGCGCGCGTGGCCAGGGAGGCGGCCGGGCCTGACCGCCTGGTCGCGGGCGCGGTAGGCCCGCTCGGTCTTCGCGTCGAGCCCTACGGCTCGACGTCGCTCGCCGAGGCGCAGACCCATTTTGCCGAGCAGATGGAGGCGCTGCTCGACGGGGGCGTGGACTGCTTCATCCTGGAGACCTTCGGGGACCTCGACGAGATCGCGCAGGCGATCGTGGCGGCGCGCCGCGTGAGCCCGACCACGCCGGTGATCGCGCAGGTCACGATCGGCATGGACGGGGTCACGCCGTATGGCGCCACGCCCGAGGACGCGGCAAGGCGGCTGGACGCACTGGGCGCGGACGTGGTCGGGCTCAACTGCTCGGTCGGGCCGCAGATCATCCTCGAAGCCATCGAAAAGATGGCGACGGCGACGACGAAGAAGCTGAGTGCGATGCCTAACGCGGGCATGCCCCGTGAAGTCGGCGGCCGGCACATGTACATGGCGAGCCCCGAATACATGGCCACGTACGCCCGACACCTGGTGCAGGCCGGTGCCAAGGTGATCGGCGGGTGCTGCGGCACCACCCCCGATCACGTGAAGGCGATGATCGAAGGCATCCGCCCGCTGGTCCCGCGGCTCGGTCCGGCGGTGCGCGGCCCGCAGAGCGGGATGTCGGTGCGTGTCACGGCATCGGTGGCGCCGAGGCCCACCGGGACCGAGCCCGTGCCGCTGGCGCAGCGGTCGCGGTTTGGCGCCAAACTCGCCAGCCAGACGTTCGTGACGTCGGTGGAGATCGTGCCACCGCGCGGCGTCGACGCGAGCCGCATGCTCACCGATGTCGCGAAGCTCAAGGTGGCCGGCGTGGACGCCGTCAACGTGCCGGACGGACCGCGCGCGCAGAGCCGCATGGGGGCCATGCTCTGCTCCGTGCTGATCGAGCAGCAGGTCGGCATCGAGACGGTGTGTCACTATGCCTGCCGGGACCGCAACCTGCTCGGCATGCTGAGCGACCTGCTTGGCGGCGCGGCCATCGGCCTGCGCAACATCCTGCTGATCACGGGAGACCCGCCCAAGATGGGGCCCTATCCCGACGCGACCGCCGTGTTCGACATCGACGCCATCGGGCTGACGAACCTGGTGCGGAACCTCAACCACGGCCTCGACCCCGGTGACAACCCGATCGGGCCGCCAACGCGATACGTGATCGGCGTGGGCGCGAATCCGGCCGCCGTCGACCCCGCCCTCGAACAGCGGCGTTTTGCCTACAAGGTCGATGCAGGGGCGGAGTACGCCATCACGCAGCCCGTGTTCGACGTACGGCAGCTCGAGCGCTTTCTGGGTGAGGTGGAGTCGCACCGGATTCCGATCGTGGCCGGGATCTGGCCATTGGTCTCGGTGCGCAACGCCGAGTTCCTTGCCAACGAGGTACCCGGCGTTGTCGTGCCGAAGGAGATCATCGACCGGATGCGGCGCGCCAACGAGCGCTCGAAGGAGCATGCCGTGGAAGAAGGCATCGCGATTGCCCGCGAGATGTTCGCCCAGGTTCGGCCCTCGATGCAGGGGGTCCAGGTTTCGGCGCCCCTCGGGAAGGTGGAACTCGCGCTTCGCGTCTTCGAAACGTGA